Proteins encoded within one genomic window of Thermosipho affectus:
- the aspC gene encoding aspartate aminotransferase, translated as MNIIDEIPSSKTLEINATAKKLISQGKDVINLTTGEPDFPTPDIIKKKAIEALEKDFTKYTDSKGIPELRKTISILLERKNISFSKDEIIVTNGGKQALFNSLLSIAEKGDEIILISPFWVSYPPMVILTGATIKILETSFENNFHPNIDKLKSLISKKTKAIVVNSPNNPTGTVYPENIIKEIADIANKNNIFVITDEVYDVLVYDGKYASLTKFVNPENLIYINAFSKSYAMTGWRIGYVATKNKSILKRIAKIQAHSTSGINSIAQYAALGALNADNSYMIKEFKKRKDFVVKKAKELGLRFVEPKGAFYLFFEVNIDDELFCKKLLEEKLVALVPGSAFNAKGFVRMSFANSLENIKKAFERLEEFLRG; from the coding sequence ATGAATATCATCGATGAAATTCCATCATCAAAGACTTTAGAAATAAACGCAACTGCCAAGAAGCTAATAAGTCAAGGCAAAGACGTAATTAACCTCACAACGGGTGAACCTGATTTTCCCACACCAGATATAATAAAGAAAAAAGCCATTGAAGCACTTGAAAAGGATTTTACAAAATACACGGATAGCAAGGGAATCCCTGAACTTAGAAAAACCATCTCAATACTTTTGGAAAGAAAAAATATTTCATTTTCAAAAGACGAAATAATCGTAACAAATGGAGGAAAACAAGCCTTATTTAATTCCCTGTTATCCATTGCCGAAAAAGGTGATGAAATAATACTAATATCTCCATTTTGGGTCAGTTACCCACCTATGGTTATTCTCACCGGGGCCACTATAAAAATTCTAGAAACAAGTTTTGAAAACAATTTCCACCCCAATATAGATAAACTAAAATCTTTAATCTCTAAAAAAACAAAAGCCATAGTTGTAAACTCTCCAAATAACCCCACGGGAACAGTCTATCCAGAAAATATAATAAAAGAAATTGCAGATATTGCAAATAAAAACAATATTTTTGTCATAACAGATGAAGTTTACGACGTACTCGTATACGACGGTAAATACGCATCTTTGACAAAATTTGTAAATCCCGAAAATCTCATATATATCAATGCCTTTTCCAAATCATATGCAATGACTGGTTGGAGAATTGGATACGTTGCCACAAAAAACAAATCCATCCTAAAAAGGATTGCAAAAATACAAGCCCACAGCACTTCAGGTATAAATTCTATTGCACAATATGCTGCACTTGGAGCACTAAATGCGGACAACTCGTATATGATAAAGGAATTTAAGAAAAGAAAAGACTTTGTGGTAAAAAAAGCCAAAGAACTGGGACTTAGATTTGTAGAGCCAAAGGGAGCATTTTATCTTTTCTTTGAAGTTAATATAGATGATGAATTATTCTGCAAAAAACTTTTAGAAGAAAAGCTAGTAGCATTGGTACCAGGCAGTGCTTTTAATGCAAAAGGATTTGTTAGAATGTCTTTTGCAAATTCCCTTGAAAATATTAAAAAAGCATTTGAAAGACTTGAAGAATTCTTAAGGGGGTAA
- the obgE gene encoding GTPase ObgE, whose product MEKSNFIDKVVIYVKGGKGGDGSASFRHEKYVPKGGPDGGDGGNGGYVFLKANSNLSTLLPVSEKKKYIAENGENGKGKKMHGKNGKDVIIDVPVGTIVKDFETGEIIADLNKDGMIVCVARGGRGGRGNVHFKSPTMRAPKISERGSEGEERKLLLELKLLADVGLVGYPNVGKSSFISRISNAKPKIANYPFTTLIPNLGVVQVEKFQFVVADIPGLIKGASKGVGLGNVFLRHVERCSVIAHILDISGIEGRNPIEDYFDIRNELEYFSKDLAQKDEIIIANKIDLLDKDELEKRIKKLKEKLGKEIYPISVYTGEGIKEVLYKLAKIVKESKKLNVSKETNQKIERPKPVWIELPEKFVIEIQKEDNDFIVTGTYVEAWAKRLNLSQKDGFNKFMELLERNGLDKKLREAGAKDGDTVWIAKRAFEFKE is encoded by the coding sequence ATGGAAAAAAGCAACTTTATTGATAAAGTTGTTATTTATGTAAAAGGTGGAAAAGGTGGAGATGGTTCTGCAAGTTTCAGACACGAAAAATACGTGCCAAAAGGTGGTCCAGATGGCGGTGATGGTGGAAATGGAGGATATGTTTTTTTGAAAGCAAATTCAAATTTATCAACCCTTTTACCCGTTTCCGAAAAGAAAAAGTATATAGCAGAAAATGGTGAAAACGGGAAGGGAAAAAAGATGCACGGAAAAAATGGAAAAGATGTAATAATCGATGTGCCTGTTGGAACAATCGTAAAAGACTTTGAAACTGGTGAAATAATAGCTGACTTAAATAAAGACGGTATGATTGTCTGTGTAGCTAGAGGTGGTCGTGGTGGAAGGGGAAATGTACACTTTAAATCTCCAACAATGCGTGCACCAAAAATTTCCGAAAGAGGATCAGAAGGAGAAGAAAGAAAATTACTATTGGAATTAAAACTTCTTGCAGATGTTGGATTAGTTGGTTATCCTAACGTTGGAAAAAGTTCTTTTATTTCAAGAATAAGTAATGCAAAACCTAAAATTGCAAATTATCCTTTTACCACATTAATTCCAAATTTAGGTGTAGTTCAAGTTGAAAAATTTCAATTTGTTGTTGCAGACATACCGGGGTTAATAAAAGGGGCAAGTAAAGGAGTTGGTTTGGGAAATGTTTTTCTAAGACACGTTGAAAGATGCAGCGTTATAGCTCATATATTGGACATTTCAGGTATTGAAGGTAGAAATCCAATAGAAGATTATTTTGATATTAGAAATGAATTAGAATACTTTAGCAAAGATTTAGCACAAAAAGATGAAATTATAATAGCCAACAAGATAGATTTGCTCGATAAAGATGAACTTGAAAAAAGGATTAAAAAGTTAAAAGAAAAATTGGGAAAAGAAATTTATCCAATAAGTGTATACACTGGAGAAGGCATAAAAGAAGTTTTATACAAACTTGCCAAAATAGTAAAAGAAAGTAAAAAACTTAATGTCTCCAAAGAAACCAATCAAAAAATTGAAAGACCAAAACCTGTTTGGATAGAACTTCCAGAAAAATTCGTTATTGAAATTCAAAAAGAAGATAACGACTTTATCGTAACAGGCACATATGTTGAAGCATGGGCCAAAAGATTGAATTTATCTCAAAAAGATGGTTTTAACAAATTCATGGAACTTCTTGAAAGGAATGGTTTAGACAAAAAATTAAGGGAGGCAGGGGCAAAAGATGGAGACACAGTTTGGATTGCCAAAAGAGCTTTTGAATTTAAAGAATAG
- a CDS encoding tRNA dihydrouridine synthase produces MIGKVGLAPMAGVTNWSFRTLSFEFGAEFAYTEMISAESIIRKLSVNEKYFPRKEEKEKVAIQIFGSDPFVMAQSAYLVEKRGAWIDINAGCPVKKVIKKGAGSALLKDLKKLKKVIEEVKKNVKTKVSVKVRLGFEKDEFEKIYDTVVEAGADMIAVHGRTAKQMYTGKAKWNIKNKGYIPFYINGDIFSFDDIKAAMEISGANGVLIARGAIGNPWIFSGKKPKICEKKDTILHHIDLLYFEVRNKAPCEFRKFVSGYTKNLPMARQFRAKVMKIEDVEELKLAFKEFFLSFST; encoded by the coding sequence GTGATAGGTAAGGTGGGACTTGCTCCAATGGCAGGTGTCACAAATTGGAGTTTTAGAACCCTTTCCTTTGAATTCGGTGCAGAATTTGCATACACAGAAATGATAAGTGCGGAAAGTATAATCAGAAAATTAAGTGTAAATGAAAAATACTTTCCCAGAAAAGAAGAAAAAGAAAAAGTGGCAATCCAAATATTTGGTTCGGATCCATTTGTAATGGCACAGTCAGCTTATCTTGTTGAAAAAAGAGGTGCCTGGATAGATATAAATGCAGGATGTCCTGTGAAAAAAGTTATAAAAAAAGGGGCAGGTAGTGCTCTATTAAAAGACTTAAAAAAACTAAAAAAAGTTATAGAAGAAGTTAAAAAAAATGTAAAAACAAAAGTTTCCGTTAAAGTACGTCTGGGGTTTGAAAAAGATGAATTTGAAAAAATATACGACACTGTTGTTGAAGCAGGTGCTGATATGATAGCCGTACATGGCAGAACTGCAAAACAGATGTACACGGGTAAAGCAAAGTGGAATATAAAAAATAAAGGGTATATACCTTTTTATATCAACGGAGATATATTTTCTTTTGATGATATCAAAGCTGCAATGGAAATTTCTGGAGCAAATGGTGTTTTAATAGCAAGAGGCGCAATAGGAAATCCCTGGATATTTAGTGGAAAAAAACCAAAAATTTGTGAAAAAAAAGATACAATCTTACATCACATTGACTTGCTTTATTTTGAAGTAAGAAATAAAGCACCATGTGAATTTAGAAAGTTTGTATCGGGATATACAAAAAACTTACCAATGGCAAGACAATTTAGAGCAAAAGTTATGAAAATAGAAGATGTTGAAGAATTAAAACTGGCATTTAAAGAATTCTTTTTATCTTTTTCTACTTAA
- a CDS encoding MFS transporter, with the protein MKKTILNKNFVLFIFGRFVSLIGSGIQMIAIPLYILDKTGSGAAMGIFTLLGILPRLFAAPFSGVLGDRFNRKNIMVLTDLIRGGLILLLSAMSFGNLLNMVGLFVIQAIVSVLDGFFGAATTAMLPDIVSEEDLRSANSILGGVNSFSMIIGPILGGVVYGFFGISLVFLFNGLSFVFSALSEMFINYRPHLSKKEELSIKTFFVEFKEGLLFIVNKRSLKFLFTFAMVTNFLMAPLLQVVEPYVLRQVVKMSAQQYGLVQTFFTFGMLLGNIAIVSFLNKLKNRALMTQGLIIQILLLFAFSYFIFPDVLKNFSVMQFFWIVGVIYFFFGFFNVQVNVPISTNLQLMTPSSIRSRVFSTLEVFSQVMVPLGAVIYGFLLDHIAAHFMFLFATIITAIISVGFLVFAPYEVYEPNEG; encoded by the coding sequence GTGAAGAAAACAATCTTGAATAAAAATTTTGTACTATTTATATTTGGAAGATTTGTTTCACTTATAGGTTCTGGAATTCAAATGATAGCAATTCCATTGTACATATTGGATAAAACGGGTTCAGGAGCTGCAATGGGTATATTTACACTCCTTGGAATATTGCCAAGACTTTTTGCGGCCCCCTTTTCTGGGGTGCTTGGTGACAGGTTTAACAGAAAAAATATTATGGTATTAACTGATCTAATTAGAGGTGGATTAATACTATTACTTTCTGCAATGTCATTTGGAAACCTACTCAATATGGTTGGTTTATTTGTGATTCAGGCAATTGTTTCCGTTTTGGATGGTTTTTTTGGTGCGGCTACAACTGCAATGCTTCCGGATATAGTTTCAGAAGAAGATTTAAGAAGTGCAAATTCTATTTTAGGTGGTGTAAACTCATTTTCAATGATAATAGGCCCAATTCTTGGAGGGGTAGTGTATGGGTTTTTTGGGATTTCTTTAGTATTCTTATTTAATGGGTTATCATTTGTCTTTTCCGCGTTAAGCGAAATGTTTATTAATTACAGACCGCATCTATCAAAAAAAGAGGAACTTTCGATAAAGACGTTTTTTGTAGAATTTAAGGAAGGACTTTTGTTTATTGTGAACAAAAGAAGCTTAAAGTTTTTGTTTACCTTTGCAATGGTTACCAACTTTTTGATGGCTCCTTTATTGCAAGTAGTAGAACCATATGTTTTGAGGCAGGTTGTGAAGATGAGTGCACAACAATACGGGCTTGTGCAAACGTTTTTTACATTTGGTATGCTTTTGGGGAATATAGCAATTGTTTCATTCTTAAATAAACTAAAGAATAGAGCACTGATGACACAAGGGTTAATCATTCAAATATTGCTACTTTTTGCATTTTCGTATTTTATATTCCCAGATGTCTTAAAGAATTTTTCTGTGATGCAATTTTTCTGGATTGTAGGTGTTATATACTTCTTTTTTGGTTTTTTCAACGTGCAAGTTAATGTTCCTATATCTACTAATTTACAACTTATGACTCCATCGAGTATAAGATCAAGGGTTTTTTCAACATTGGAAGTTTTTTCTCAAGTTATGGTTCCATTAGGTGCAGTAATATATGGCTTTTTACTTGATCATATTGCTGCACACTTTATGTTTCTTTTTGCAACTATTATAACTGCGATAATTTCGGTTGGTTTTTTAGTATTTGCACCTTATGAGGTTTATGAGCCAAATGAGGGATAA
- the nadD gene encoding nicotinate (nicotinamide) nucleotide adenylyltransferase — METQFGLPKELLNLKNSLVIFGGSFNPPHNGHIVIAQLVREMFKSADFHIVTSATPPHKSVEVPFKTRYLLTKKAFEKMENVKVSDIEHRLGGISYAINTIEHYEKTYENIFFLVGEDALYSIEKWYRYEDILKKAKMIVYPRFKDKSLVKKVEKWNSIYLLDLPLIQISSTTIRERIKKGLSVYGFVPESIIPLIEEVYCDR, encoded by the coding sequence ATGGAGACACAGTTTGGATTGCCAAAAGAGCTTTTGAATTTAAAGAATAGTCTTGTGATTTTCGGTGGTTCCTTTAACCCACCACACAATGGTCATATAGTTATTGCACAGCTTGTAAGGGAAATGTTTAAAAGTGCTGATTTTCACATTGTGACAAGTGCAACTCCTCCTCACAAAAGTGTAGAAGTACCATTTAAAACAAGGTATCTTCTAACCAAAAAGGCCTTTGAAAAGATGGAAAATGTAAAAGTAAGCGACATTGAACACAGATTAGGCGGTATAAGTTATGCAATAAATACCATCGAACATTACGAAAAAACATATGAAAACATTTTTTTTCTCGTGGGAGAAGATGCCTTATACTCCATTGAAAAATGGTATAGATACGAAGATATATTAAAAAAAGCAAAAATGATTGTATATCCCAGATTCAAAGATAAATCTTTGGTAAAAAAAGTTGAAAAGTGGAATTCGATATATCTTTTAGATTTACCTTTAATACAGATTTCTTCCACAACTATCAGAGAAAGGATAAAGAAAGGACTTAGCGTATACGGTTTTGTCCCAGAATCAATCATCCCACTAATTGAGGAGGTATATTGTGATAGGTAA
- a CDS encoding 2-phosphosulfolactate phosphatase translates to MIDVKFLPEKLRKAQVIVVIDVLRATTTMVTAIANGCKYIKPVETLEKARKFKGEFLICGERDGIKPRDFDCGNSPLEYTNVKGEKLILTTTNGTKTLKKVEKLSNNIILGAFVNFTATLNFLQNFSDILFVCAGNNGEISFEDIQVAGAFVHGLSNKMLSDSALVSMYMWEGLKKPNFFGVHAKKLKSLHFDKDLDFAKKLDLYDIVVEYKYGKVKAR, encoded by the coding sequence ATGATAGATGTAAAATTTTTACCTGAAAAACTAAGAAAAGCTCAGGTAATTGTAGTTATTGATGTATTAAGAGCTACTACTACAATGGTTACAGCCATTGCAAATGGCTGTAAATACATAAAACCTGTGGAAACACTTGAAAAAGCTCGAAAATTCAAAGGTGAATTTCTCATATGTGGTGAAAGAGATGGAATAAAGCCCAGAGACTTTGATTGTGGAAATTCCCCATTAGAGTATACTAACGTAAAAGGGGAAAAGCTTATCCTAACCACAACAAATGGTACTAAAACTTTAAAAAAGGTTGAAAAATTATCAAACAACATAATTCTGGGAGCATTTGTAAACTTTACCGCCACATTAAATTTTCTCCAAAATTTTTCAGATATATTATTTGTATGTGCTGGAAATAACGGAGAAATCTCATTTGAAGATATTCAGGTAGCAGGTGCTTTTGTCCATGGTTTATCTAATAAAATGTTATCCGATAGCGCTTTAGTTTCTATGTACATGTGGGAAGGTCTAAAAAAACCAAACTTTTTTGGTGTCCATGCCAAAAAACTAAAATCTTTACATTTTGATAAAGACTTAGATTTTGCAAAAAAGTTAGATCTATACGATATAGTGGTAGAATATAAATATGGTAAAGTCAAAGCGAGGTGA
- a CDS encoding DUF2089 domain-containing protein, whose protein sequence is MLPKCPVCGNIMKVTQLKCQHDNVTVSGVFTVSPLAFLDEEDMKFIILFLRSRGNLKEMERITGIGYFTLRGKLEKLLNKMGLKPFESSETEGSEDVFEKLKKGVISVEDALNILKKKGEGDKDG, encoded by the coding sequence TTGTTACCAAAATGTCCTGTATGTGGAAATATTATGAAAGTCACACAGTTGAAATGTCAACATGATAATGTGACTGTTTCTGGGGTTTTTACAGTTTCCCCCCTTGCATTTTTAGATGAAGAAGATATGAAATTTATAATTCTTTTCTTAAGGAGTAGGGGGAATCTGAAAGAAATGGAGAGGATTACTGGTATAGGATACTTTACGCTTAGGGGAAAACTTGAGAAATTGTTAAATAAAATGGGGTTAAAACCATTTGAGAGTTCTGAAACAGAGGGATCAGAGGATGTATTTGAAAAATTGAAAAAGGGAGTTATAAGCGTTGAAGATGCTCTTAATATATTAAAGAAAAAAGGGGAGGGAGATAAAGATGGATGA
- a CDS encoding NAD(P)H-dependent oxidoreductase subunit E, producing the protein MVIRICMGSSCHLKGSYEVVEKIKALNIENLQLYGSLCFGKCEKGINIEINGKLISNVSPENVQEIVKKFIKEGE; encoded by the coding sequence ATGGTTATAAGAATATGTATGGGAAGTTCTTGTCATTTAAAAGGTTCATATGAAGTAGTGGAAAAGATAAAAGCTTTAAATATAGAAAATCTGCAATTGTATGGATCACTTTGTTTTGGAAAGTGTGAAAAAGGAATAAATATTGAAATAAACGGAAAGCTTATTTCTAACGTTTCCCCAGAAAATGTCCAAGAAATTGTGAAAAAATTCATTAAAGAAGGGGAATAA
- a CDS encoding polysaccharide deacetylase family protein → MKKLIFLFLLLSYISFSNIVLFIYHRFDDERYPTTNTWTSELEMHIKTVKKLGYKIWTLKDLEDYVYGKKEEENAVIFTIDDGYVTTYTKAFPVFKKYNVPFSVFLYFEGVGISKEYLTWEMVKEMSKYGVEFGHHSYSHDKFPFKDIDYFEEDLIKGIKIWNKHMDTPLKYYAYPYGYYNKKMIEVLKKYNFKLAFIQLPGPFTREISAYEIPREPLLQDWATKSHLIYVLSRKPLILKKKPYFWKNGKLYVKTNLKGYSNPVVYIREKGIVESSFKNDILEAGPFEIQNRVNSLMISVRGKDKKEYVRYYLILKEVFQ, encoded by the coding sequence GTGAAAAAATTAATATTCTTATTTTTGTTATTATCTTACATTTCTTTCTCAAACATAGTACTTTTTATCTATCACAGGTTTGACGATGAAAGATATCCCACAACAAATACTTGGACAAGTGAACTTGAAATGCACATAAAGACCGTTAAAAAATTAGGGTATAAAATATGGACACTAAAAGACCTTGAAGATTACGTTTATGGAAAAAAAGAAGAAGAAAATGCCGTAATTTTTACAATTGATGATGGATACGTAACTACCTATACAAAAGCCTTCCCCGTTTTCAAAAAATACAATGTGCCTTTCTCCGTATTTTTGTACTTTGAAGGAGTAGGTATATCAAAGGAATATCTCACCTGGGAAATGGTAAAAGAAATGTCAAAGTATGGTGTTGAATTTGGTCATCACTCTTATTCACACGATAAATTCCCATTTAAAGACATTGATTATTTTGAAGAGGACTTAATCAAAGGAATAAAAATTTGGAATAAACACATGGATACTCCATTAAAATATTACGCCTATCCATATGGATATTACAACAAAAAGATGATAGAAGTTTTAAAAAAATACAACTTCAAACTTGCATTTATACAACTCCCTGGCCCTTTCACAAGGGAAATATCAGCATACGAAATACCCAGAGAACCACTATTACAAGACTGGGCAACAAAATCGCATCTAATATACGTACTATCAAGAAAACCACTAATTTTAAAGAAAAAACCTTATTTTTGGAAAAATGGAAAGTTATACGTTAAAACAAATCTAAAAGGCTATTCAAATCCCGTTGTATACATAAGGGAAAAGGGCATAGTGGAAAGCTCCTTTAAAAATGACATACTAGAAGCCGGCCCTTTTGAAATTCAAAATAGGGTAAATAGTTTAATGATAAGTGTAAGGGGAAAGGATAAAAAAGAATATGTAAGATATTATTTAATATTAAAGGAGGTCTTTCAATGA
- a CDS encoding SHOCT-like domain-containing protein encodes MDDIKKVLEALQNGEISAEEAEALINAIKSKEENKDFYQTTDTSEEPIVGEVTVIDETENFQGDLNIVNGEAIIKGKVAGDCSIVFGKLTFSGEIDGDLNVVGSRVNWNGGIIHGSLNIVACRESGRPPKVYGGLTRVNNLLLKGVFKIIKPFFSGMKMKEANGKKKKKYNTLIVEEGKSLKIEEDINAEEIIIKGKLVCNNIYTENMIVIGEVACGNLQVEELEVSGLLKCGNINAEKIIVNESGKISTGNVNAEEIILNGTLSAGFIGCETISGRGILNSGVINCEENNLE; translated from the coding sequence ATGGATGATATAAAAAAAGTGCTTGAGGCACTTCAAAATGGGGAAATATCAGCAGAAGAGGCTGAGGCGTTAATAAATGCAATTAAATCAAAAGAAGAAAACAAGGATTTTTATCAGACGACAGACACTTCAGAGGAGCCTATAGTTGGTGAGGTAACTGTAATCGATGAAACAGAAAATTTTCAAGGGGATTTAAACATTGTAAATGGAGAGGCTATAATAAAGGGAAAAGTAGCAGGAGATTGCTCCATAGTTTTTGGAAAACTCACCTTTTCAGGAGAAATAGATGGTGATCTAAACGTTGTTGGTTCTAGGGTTAATTGGAATGGAGGAATCATACATGGTAGTCTAAATATAGTTGCATGTAGAGAAAGTGGAAGACCACCTAAGGTATATGGTGGGTTAACAAGAGTTAACAACCTGCTTTTAAAAGGTGTCTTTAAGATTATAAAACCATTTTTTTCGGGTATGAAGATGAAAGAGGCTAATGGTAAAAAGAAGAAAAAATATAATACATTGATAGTTGAAGAAGGAAAATCATTGAAGATTGAAGAGGATATAAATGCAGAAGAAATAATAATTAAAGGAAAACTTGTTTGCAACAACATATATACGGAAAATATGATAGTTATTGGTGAAGTTGCTTGTGGCAATTTACAAGTTGAGGAATTAGAAGTATCTGGTTTGCTAAAGTGTGGGAATATAAATGCAGAAAAAATAATAGTAAATGAATCTGGGAAGATAAGCACTGGAAATGTAAACGCAGAAGAAATAATTCTCAATGGGACTCTTAGTGCAGGGTTTATTGGTTGTGAGACTATTTCAGGAAGAGGTATTTTAAATTCAGGAGTGATAAACTGTGAAGAAAACAATCTTGAATAA
- a CDS encoding [Fe-Fe] hydrogenase large subunit C-terminal domain-containing protein, translating into MEKFIISNEANCKYCYKCLRNCPVKSISFSDNKSFVIDSECILCGKCIEICPQDAKNYLKNVDLLTKLFGKKFVVSIAPSFFAHFDNPFKVIAFLKKNGAIVNETSLGAELVSKEYRKFGKSVISTACPVVVELVEKYFPEKLEFLAPVLSPAIAHAKILRKLFGDLPLVFLGPCIAKKRELEDYFDVVLTFEELEEILVNIDTEEYPDPPYPTNGRYYPITSGIVKNVKLENHLIVEGIENIKDFLSRLKKLDNNYFIEMSACVGGCIEGPATRKDISLIEKRVKLNKCIEKLPKSDVFLNLDVNLNRTFSNKKKEMFFSEEEIQNVLNSMGKSDKSKELNCSACGYDTCREKAIAVLSNKAEKEMCVTYLIEKVSSVSNMVVEETPNLIIISQNGKITYKNKIARLIFMSLSNNKVMELIKDIKDNFLKEIEINGKLHKFLAKRFILPENSGEVFILTDVTKQLEQEEKMKRLKIQTIEKIEDVLNKQMLLAQEIAGLLGESIAETKSRFMEFKKFMED; encoded by the coding sequence ATGGAAAAATTTATTATTTCAAATGAAGCGAATTGTAAATATTGTTATAAATGTTTGAGAAATTGTCCTGTTAAATCCATATCTTTTTCGGATAATAAGTCTTTTGTAATTGATAGTGAATGTATACTTTGTGGTAAATGTATTGAGATTTGTCCTCAAGATGCCAAGAACTATTTGAAAAATGTTGATTTGTTGACGAAGTTATTTGGTAAAAAATTTGTAGTTTCAATTGCACCGTCTTTTTTTGCTCATTTTGATAATCCATTTAAAGTTATAGCTTTTTTAAAGAAGAATGGTGCTATTGTGAATGAGACATCACTTGGAGCAGAATTGGTATCAAAAGAGTATAGAAAATTTGGAAAAAGTGTAATTTCTACTGCATGTCCCGTAGTTGTTGAATTGGTGGAAAAATATTTTCCAGAAAAGTTAGAGTTTTTAGCACCTGTTTTATCGCCTGCAATTGCACATGCAAAAATTTTGAGAAAGTTATTTGGAGATCTTCCACTTGTTTTTTTAGGACCGTGTATTGCAAAAAAGAGAGAACTTGAAGATTATTTTGACGTGGTACTAACATTTGAAGAGCTTGAAGAAATCTTAGTCAATATTGATACGGAAGAATATCCTGATCCACCATATCCAACTAATGGCAGATATTATCCTATTACTAGTGGAATAGTTAAAAACGTAAAATTGGAAAATCACTTAATTGTCGAGGGAATCGAAAATATTAAAGATTTTCTTTCTAGACTAAAAAAACTTGATAACAACTACTTTATTGAAATGTCTGCTTGTGTGGGTGGTTGTATTGAAGGACCTGCAACAAGAAAAGATATAAGCCTTATTGAGAAGAGAGTGAAACTTAATAAATGCATTGAAAAATTGCCAAAAAGTGATGTTTTTTTGAATTTAGATGTGAATCTTAATAGAACTTTTTCAAATAAAAAGAAAGAGATGTTTTTTTCGGAAGAAGAAATTCAAAATGTGCTTAATTCCATGGGGAAGAGTGATAAGTCTAAGGAATTAAATTGTAGCGCTTGTGGATATGATACCTGCCGTGAAAAGGCAATTGCCGTGCTTTCAAATAAAGCGGAAAAGGAAATGTGTGTGACATATTTAATAGAGAAGGTTTCAAGTGTGAGTAATATGGTAGTTGAAGAAACTCCAAATCTTATAATCATATCGCAAAACGGAAAGATAACTTACAAGAATAAAATTGCAAGATTAATATTTATGAGTCTTTCAAACAATAAGGTTATGGAATTAATTAAAGACATAAAAGATAATTTTCTAAAAGAAATAGAAATAAATGGAAAATTACATAAATTTTTGGCAAAGAGGTTTATTCTACCTGAAAATAGTGGGGAAGTATTCATTTTAACGGATGTTACAAAGCAATTAGAACAAGAAGAGAAAATGAAGCGTTTAAAAATACAAACGATAGAGAAAATAGAAGATGTGTTGAATAAGCAAATGTTGTTAGCCCAAGAGATAGCAGGACTTCTAGGTGAATCGATTGCCGAAACAAAATCCCGTTTTATGGAATTCAAGAAATTCATGGAGGATTAG